The following are encoded together in the Vigna unguiculata cultivar IT97K-499-35 chromosome 2, ASM411807v1, whole genome shotgun sequence genome:
- the LOC114166349 gene encoding protein CRABS CLAW isoform X1 — MNHDDKLTMDLVPPSEHLCYVRCNFCNTVLAVGIPCKRLLDTVTVKCGHCSNLSFLSTRPPSSQNQSIDHTLSLQGFYSNAKKGQASSSSSSPTTSNESVSPKAASFVVKPPEKKHRLPSAYNRFMKEEIQRIKAANPEIPHREAFSAAAKNWARFIPNSPTSSVSANKVNAD; from the exons ATGAACCACGACGACAAACTCACCATGGACCTGGTTCCACCATCTGAACACCTCTGCTACGTTCGTTGCAACTTCTGCAACACTGTCCTCGCG GTTGGTATCCCATGCAAGAGGCTGTTAGACACTGTGACAGTGAAGTGTGGCCACTGCAGCAACCTCTCCTTTCTGAGCACCAGACCCCCAAGTTCTCAAAACCAAAGCATTGATCACACCCTCAGTCTCCAG GGGTTTTACAGTAATGCCAAAAAGGGACAAGCATCGTCTTCATCTTCCTCACCAACCACATCCAACGAGTCAGTGTCCCCAAAAGCAGCATCATTTGTTGTGAAAC CACCTGAGAAAAAGCACCGTCTCCCATCTGCATACAATCGTTTCATGAA AGAGGAGATACAGCGCATCAAAGCAGCGAACCCTGAGATCCCACATCGAGAAGCTTTCAGCGCTGCTGCGAAAAat TGGGCAAGGTTCATTCCAAATTCACCAACTAGTTCAGTTTCTGCAAACAAAGTGAAT GCAGATTGA
- the LOC114166349 gene encoding protein CRABS CLAW isoform X2, with translation MSANKACNIMLQQIVLLQDQVVGIPCKRLLDTVTVKCGHCSNLSFLSTRPPSSQNQSIDHTLSLQGFYSNAKKGQASSSSSSPTTSNESVSPKAASFVVKPPEKKHRLPSAYNRFMKEEIQRIKAANPEIPHREAFSAAAKNWARFIPNSPTSSVSANKVNAD, from the exons ATGTCTGCAAACAAAGCGTGCAATATAATGCTGCAGCAAATTGTACTACTACAAGACCAAGTG GTTGGTATCCCATGCAAGAGGCTGTTAGACACTGTGACAGTGAAGTGTGGCCACTGCAGCAACCTCTCCTTTCTGAGCACCAGACCCCCAAGTTCTCAAAACCAAAGCATTGATCACACCCTCAGTCTCCAG GGGTTTTACAGTAATGCCAAAAAGGGACAAGCATCGTCTTCATCTTCCTCACCAACCACATCCAACGAGTCAGTGTCCCCAAAAGCAGCATCATTTGTTGTGAAAC CACCTGAGAAAAAGCACCGTCTCCCATCTGCATACAATCGTTTCATGAA AGAGGAGATACAGCGCATCAAAGCAGCGAACCCTGAGATCCCACATCGAGAAGCTTTCAGCGCTGCTGCGAAAAat TGGGCAAGGTTCATTCCAAATTCACCAACTAGTTCAGTTTCTGCAAACAAAGTGAAT GCAGATTGA